From the Actinomycetota bacterium genome, one window contains:
- a CDS encoding B12-binding domain-containing radical SAM protein, whose translation MGLKITFLYPDFFQYDEERYLPEGRIYLGIGYLSAYLKREGHRTSLIHLVRPVGREELLARLAEESPDLVAVSSTTHMFPHVRRWVSWIKEESDLFTVCGGAHPTLDPEGALREAPLDAVCLGEGEETLAELCAALEEGRDPSGIASLWVRRGEEIIRNPVRPLVEDLDSLPLPDREIFDPANFCEQQHERGTLMASRGCPYSCTYCSNHAQRSIYPNRRSYVRFRSVDNVMREIRAIIAADTGGRLRYIRFDDDILTLDREWFRELVERYREEVDLPFICNSRVNVLDEETVALFARAGCSVICMGIESGNEGLRRKVLNRHMSNRDIVRAFHLCRRYGIKTVSTNMTALPDEDLPALLDTIKVNAMARPNCMQVSTYHPYPNTRLYSYCEKKGYLSGRHVDTIFDGRSSLEIPAFRDPAYAFAKEKFYPLAELYSRLYEAGRAGGAAAGALDRLLTADGIPWRLRRPLLEAAAGWADRRSRFEWIYY comes from the coding sequence ATGGGTCTGAAGATCACCTTCCTCTATCCCGATTTTTTCCAGTACGATGAGGAGCGCTACCTTCCCGAGGGACGCATCTACCTGGGGATAGGCTATCTCTCCGCCTACCTCAAGCGCGAGGGACATCGCACCTCCCTAATCCACCTGGTGCGGCCGGTGGGCAGGGAGGAACTGCTGGCGAGGTTGGCGGAGGAATCGCCCGACCTGGTAGCCGTTTCCAGCACCACCCACATGTTCCCCCATGTGCGCCGCTGGGTGAGCTGGATCAAGGAGGAGAGCGACCTCTTCACGGTGTGCGGCGGCGCCCACCCCACCCTGGACCCGGAGGGGGCCTTGCGCGAAGCGCCCCTGGACGCGGTGTGCCTGGGAGAGGGGGAGGAGACGCTGGCGGAGCTCTGCGCCGCCCTGGAGGAAGGCCGCGACCCCTCGGGGATAGCCTCCCTCTGGGTGAGAAGAGGAGAGGAGATAATCCGCAACCCGGTGCGCCCCCTGGTGGAGGACCTGGATTCTCTCCCCCTCCCGGACCGGGAGATATTCGACCCCGCCAACTTCTGCGAGCAGCAGCACGAGCGCGGCACCCTCATGGCCTCGCGGGGTTGTCCCTACAGCTGCACCTACTGCTCCAACCACGCCCAGCGCAGCATCTATCCCAACCGACGCAGCTACGTGCGCTTCCGCAGCGTGGACAACGTGATGCGGGAGATCCGCGCCATTATCGCGGCCGATACCGGGGGCCGCCTGCGCTACATCCGTTTCGACGACGACATCCTCACCCTGGACCGGGAATGGTTCCGGGAGCTAGTGGAACGTTACCGGGAGGAGGTGGACCTCCCCTTCATCTGCAACTCGCGGGTGAACGTGCTGGACGAGGAGACGGTGGCCCTCTTCGCCCGCGCGGGATGCTCGGTGATCTGCATGGGCATCGAGAGCGGCAACGAGGGGTTGAGGAGGAAGGTGCTCAACCGCCACATGTCCAACCGGGATATCGTGCGTGCCTTCCACCTCTGCCGCCGGTACGGCATCAAGACCGTCTCCACCAATATGACCGCCCTCCCGGACGAGGACCTGCCCGCGCTCCTGGATACCATAAAGGTAAACGCCATGGCGCGGCCCAACTGCATGCAGGTATCCACCTACCACCCCTACCCCAACACGCGCCTCTACTCCTACTGCGAGAAGAAGGGCTACCTCTCGGGACGCCACGTGGACACCATCTTCGACGGACGCAGCTCCCTGGAGATCCCGGCCTTCCGGGATCCCGCCTACGCCTTCGCCAAGGAGAAGTTCTACCCCCTGGCCGAGCTGTATTCGCGGCTCTATGAGGCCGGGAGGGCCGGAGGAGCGGCCGCCGGTGCCCTGGACCGCCTGCTGACGGCGGACGGGATCCCGTGGAGGCTGCGGCGCCCGCTGCTGGAGGCGGCCGCGGGCTGGGCGGATCGCCGCTCCCGCTTCGAGTGGATATACTATTGA
- a CDS encoding nucleotide pyrophosphohydrolase: MDIAGFQKRIGDIYLEKDGRRGTWGTYAWMVEEVGELARALRSGDAASLREEFADVLAWLASLANLCGVDLAQAAEKYASGCPKCLQVPCACPE, encoded by the coding sequence TTGGACATCGCGGGCTTTCAGAAACGCATAGGGGACATCTACCTGGAAAAGGACGGGCGGCGGGGGACCTGGGGCACCTATGCCTGGATGGTGGAGGAAGTGGGAGAGCTGGCGCGGGCGCTGCGCTCCGGGGACGCCGCGTCCCTGCGCGAGGAGTTCGCGGACGTCCTCGCCTGGCTGGCGAGCCTCGCCAACCTCTGCGGCGTGGACCTCGCGCAGGCGGCGGAGAAATACGCCTCCGGCTGCCCCAAATGTCTCCAGGTTCCCTGCGCCTGCCCGGAATGA
- a CDS encoding MarR family transcriptional regulator, with protein MAKHGRGDAGEGSPGLEELAGRFVDSMGVIMRMRGSVFRRAMGEHGVTGPQLFLMKMVGTHGEMSVTGVSEMMMVTAPTASRMIDGLCARGLLQRRKDPRNRRATYVSLTREGEKVMRRLWEMQKTEFLRLMRDEDRQGLAGTVLFLEDLAERLPRQLKGRGSGEQRRG; from the coding sequence ATGGCTAAACATGGACGCGGAGACGCGGGGGAGGGATCCCCCGGGCTCGAGGAGCTCGCGGGCCGTTTCGTGGACAGCATGGGAGTGATCATGCGCATGCGGGGGTCGGTGTTCCGCCGGGCCATGGGCGAGCACGGGGTCACCGGACCGCAGCTCTTCCTCATGAAGATGGTGGGTACCCACGGCGAGATGAGCGTGACCGGGGTCTCCGAGATGATGATGGTGACCGCCCCCACCGCCAGCCGCATGATAGACGGGCTCTGCGCCAGGGGCCTGCTGCAGCGGCGCAAGGACCCGCGTAACCGCCGCGCCACCTACGTGAGCCTGACCCGGGAGGGAGAAAAGGTGATGCGGAGGTTGTGGGAGATGCAGAAAACGGAGTTCCTGCGGCTCATGCGCGACGAGGACCGGCAGGGGCTCGCCGGCACGGTGCTCTTCCTCGAGGACCTGGCGGAACGCCTGCCCCGACAGCTCAAGGGGCGGGGAAGCGGAGAGCAAAGACGAGGGTGA
- a CDS encoding ATP-binding cassette domain-containing protein, with translation MDGYAVEVEGLVKRFGDLTAVDEVSFEVGRGEVFGFLGPNGAGKTTTINMLCTLLAPTEGTARVNGFDIRTQRREVRESIGLVFQDPSLDDRLTANENLDFHAVIYAVPSSERERRKREVLEMVNLLDRADDLVITYSGGMKRRLEIARGLLHYPKVLFLDEPTIGLDPQTRSHIWDYIDELKKREGNTIFLTTHYMEEAEHCDRIAIIDRGKIIALDTSENLKNMVGGDVIRIKTEDDAQAEEELKERFGVNILEDRDCVCFEVERGEEFIPRVIRELGVRIQAISLHRPTLDDVFLKLTGREIREEEADELGSMRALARVRPPFAR, from the coding sequence GTGGACGGATACGCGGTCGAAGTGGAGGGACTGGTAAAGAGGTTCGGGGACCTGACGGCGGTGGATGAGGTTTCCTTCGAAGTGGGCCGGGGAGAGGTCTTCGGTTTCCTGGGGCCCAACGGGGCGGGCAAGACCACCACCATCAACATGCTCTGCACCCTGCTCGCTCCCACCGAGGGTACGGCGAGGGTGAACGGGTTCGACATACGCACCCAGAGGAGAGAGGTGCGGGAGTCCATAGGGCTGGTCTTCCAGGACCCCAGTCTGGACGACCGCCTCACCGCCAACGAGAACCTGGATTTCCACGCCGTCATCTACGCCGTTCCTTCCTCCGAGAGGGAGAGGAGAAAAAGGGAGGTCCTGGAGATGGTGAACCTCCTGGACCGCGCTGACGACCTGGTCATCACCTACTCGGGGGGTATGAAGAGGAGGCTGGAGATCGCGCGCGGGCTGCTGCACTACCCCAAGGTGCTCTTCCTCGACGAACCCACCATCGGCCTCGATCCCCAGACGCGGAGCCACATCTGGGACTACATAGACGAGCTGAAGAAGCGTGAGGGCAACACCATCTTCCTCACCACCCATTACATGGAGGAGGCGGAGCACTGCGACCGCATCGCCATCATCGACCGGGGAAAGATCATCGCCCTTGACACCTCCGAGAACCTCAAGAACATGGTGGGCGGGGACGTGATCAGGATAAAGACGGAGGACGACGCGCAGGCCGAGGAGGAACTGAAAGAGCGCTTCGGGGTGAACATCCTCGAGGACCGCGACTGCGTCTGCTTCGAGGTGGAGCGCGGTGAGGAGTTCATCCCCCGGGTCATCAGGGAGCTGGGGGTGCGCATCCAGGCCATAAGCCTGCACCGCCCCACCCTCGACGACGTCTTCCTCAAGCTCACCGGGCGCGAGATCCGGGAGGAAGAGGCTGACGAGCTCGGGAGCATGAGGGCCCTGGCGAGGGTGCGGCCTCCCTTCGCGAGATGA
- a CDS encoding ABC transporter permease — MQWAMRGVYIIWLREFKRFWRDRPRRIGGFAQPIIYLALLGVGMQSAFKVFGGSDVSYVKFMFPGILGMTVLFTAVFSSISIIWDREFGFLKEVLVSPVPRSSVALGKIIGGSTTALLQGAIFLALAFTPWFYGFSLSTLWKVLAVLPILVLLSLSLTSMGVSVAARMTSFEGFPIVMNFLLMPLFFLSGAFFPLQGLPGWMTVLTKINPLTYGVDALRGTMLRGVDIGAGMQSSVAQFAVWFKDPQIYQIGMSKGYPDPAALSSMTQRAALPTQAYPMWLNIVVMLGFGAFLFFLALWQFNRAE; from the coding sequence CTGCAGTGGGCCATGCGCGGCGTGTACATCATCTGGCTGCGGGAGTTCAAACGCTTCTGGAGGGACCGGCCGCGCCGCATCGGGGGCTTCGCCCAGCCCATCATCTACCTCGCCTTGCTGGGGGTGGGCATGCAGAGCGCCTTCAAGGTCTTCGGAGGCAGCGACGTTTCCTACGTGAAGTTCATGTTCCCGGGCATCCTGGGCATGACCGTTCTCTTCACCGCGGTCTTCTCATCTATTTCCATAATATGGGATAGAGAGTTCGGGTTCCTCAAGGAGGTGTTGGTCTCCCCCGTGCCTCGTTCCAGCGTGGCCTTGGGGAAGATCATCGGCGGCTCCACCACCGCCCTGCTCCAGGGGGCCATCTTCCTGGCGCTCGCCTTCACTCCCTGGTTCTACGGGTTCAGCCTCTCCACCCTGTGGAAGGTACTGGCGGTGCTTCCCATCCTCGTACTGCTGTCGCTGAGCCTCACCTCCATGGGGGTGTCGGTGGCGGCGCGTATGACCTCCTTCGAGGGCTTCCCCATCGTGATGAACTTCCTCCTCATGCCGCTGTTCTTCCTCTCCGGCGCCTTCTTCCCACTGCAGGGTCTCCCCGGCTGGATGACCGTGCTCACCAAGATCAACCCCCTAACCTACGGGGTGGACGCCCTGCGGGGGACCATGCTGAGGGGAGTGGACATCGGGGCGGGCATGCAGTCCTCGGTGGCGCAGTTCGCGGTGTGGTTCAAGGACCCCCAGATCTACCAGATCGGGATGAGCAAGGGGTATCCGGACCCCGCGGCCCTCTCCTCCATGACCCAGAGGGCCGCCCTGCCCACCCAGGCCTATCCCATGTGGCTCAATATAGTGGTGATGCTGGGGTTCGGGGCCTTCCTCTTCTTCCTGGCCCTCTGGCAGTTCAACCGCGCCGAATAA